From Saccharibacillus brassicae:
TCCGCCTCCGTCGATCAGAATCTGTTTGCCCTGCGGCGTCGTCACGAGGATCGAATCGCCCTGCCCGACGTCCAGCATCTGCACGACGCCTGCCGGATCGAAGCGGGGCGTATACGCGCTTGCGATCAGGCAGGCCCATACCAAGCCGGCCGCAGCCGCCCCGATCGGCCGAAGCTTCGCGCGGCGATCGTCCAGCGGGCCGCCGTAACGGACCGACGGCGACGCCGCTGCGGCGGGCAGTCCGGCCGCGCGCAGACCCGGCGCAAGCGGCACGGTGTCGGGAGCGAAGCCGCCCGGCGAACAGTCTGCCTGCGGCGGCGCGGGCGCTCCGCCGAGCGCTTCCGAGTCGTCGGCGGGCGACGGACGCCTCGCTTCGAGATGTGCGGCAAGCAGGCAGAGGGCGCCGATCAGCGCCGCTTCGTACAGCAGAATCCAGAGCGGCGACGGCGACGCCCAGATCGTTCGGGCCGCCTGCACGGAACCGGCCGCTTCCGCGCTGCGGAACACGGCGGCGTTCAGCAGCCGGACCGGATACGCGGTCCACTGCGCGCCCTGCATCCAGAACGTGCCGAGCAGGAGCGAGATCGTTCCGACCGGGATCGACACGAAGCTGATCAGCGGCACGAGCACGAGATTCGCGGCCAGTCCCAGCAGCGGATATTGATTGAAATAATACAGGCTCAATGGAAAAGAAACGAGGTCCGCGACGAGCGAGACGGCGGCTCCCGCCGCGACCGCTTTGGGCAGACCGCGCAGCACGCGCAGGATACGCCGCATGGGAGCGGTCAGCACAATAATGCCCGCCGTCACGGCAAACGACAGCTGGAAGCTGATCGAAGTCAGATAATACGGGTCCCAGACCAGCATCAGCAGCGCGGCGAGGCACAGAACCGGCAGGCCGTCCTTGAGCCAGCCGCGCCTTGCCGCGTACAGGGCGATCATGCCCATGATCCCGGCGCGAACCGCGGACGGCGACGAGCCGGTCAGCAGCACGTAAGGCGGAACGAGGCAGAGCACGATCAGCAGCGCCGTTTCTCTGGGCATCCCGCTTCGGCGCAGCAGCAGAAGCGCTCCGCCGACGTACAGCGCGACATGCATACCGGAAATAGCCAGGACATGCGTCATACCGAGCCGGATAAAATCGGTATACGTCGCGGGATCGAGGCCGTCCTGCAGGCCGAGCAGCAGCCCCTGCATGTACCCGGCCCCGATACCGGGATAGAGCCGATCCAGCCGCCCGGCCAACAAGGCGCGCAGTTCGTCGTTGCGGCGCAGCAGATTGAATCCGCCCGGCGCCGCTTCCGATCGTCTTACGCCGGAAACCCCCGCCGCGCGTGCGACCCAATGAATACGTTTGTCGCGCAAATAACGGCGATAATCGAACGCGCCGAAATTGCGCGCTTCCGCAGGCCGTTCCAGATCGCCGGAGACGACCAGCCGGTCGCCCCGGCGCCACGAAGCGGCAACCGCCTGCTCGGCTTCCGCCGCCAGCTTGACGCGCACGACCACGGTTTCGCTTTTGGACAGCGGCTTGAACGCTTTGCCGGTGTTCGGGGCGTGCGCGGTTCCTGCCGCCGCCGGCTTCGGACCGTCGGCCGCCGTACCGCCCGCCACCTGGTCCACTTTCATTTCGAACATCGCCAGATCGCCGTCCACTTTCGCGGGACCGGCCATTTCCCCTTGAAGCCGGACGCCGGCGTAACCGCCTTCGACCGCGGCGCCGAGCCGCTGCGGCACGGCGGAGACGTTGGAAGCTTCGCGAAACGTGCCGTAACCGGCAGCGGTCCACAACGCCAGCGCCAAGAGGAGCAGCAGCCTGCGCGGCGTTTGGGCGCACAGCGCGGCCGCGATCAGCAGCAGCGTCAACCCGGACAGCACGGCCGCCAATCTGATCCCTCCGTACAAATGCGCGGACGCCGCGCCGCACAGCCAACAGACCGTAAAAGCGACCAGAGGTCTTCGATTCATCGGCCGCCCCTCACAGTGCCAGCTCCGGCATCATCTTCTCCAGCATTTTTGCCCCGATGCCTTTGACTTCCAAAAGCTCGGTCACGTCGCGGAACGGACCGTGCTCGGCGCGATAATCGAGAATCGCCTGCGCTTTCTTCGCCCCGATGCCGGGCAGTTCCATCAGGGCGGCCGCATCGGCGGAGTTCAGCCGGATCTTTCCGGCTTCGCCCGGCGCTGCGTCGCCCGGCGGAGATTCGGCTGCGGAAGATTTCGCCGTGGTCGCGCCCGAAGCCGCTTGCGCCGTAGTCGAACGTGGAGCCGTTTTCGCCTTGGGTTCGGCGTTTCCGTTCTCCGCGGCCGGCTTCGCGCTTGGCCGGCTCGGCTGCGCGGGAAGAGCGCCGCGGGCAGACCGGCCGCTCCCGGCTTGACTTTGGCCTGAACTTGCGCTCGCGCACTCGGCCTGCGTCCCCCCGCTGCGGCTCCGCTCCGCCGCTTCGTTCGTCTCTTCCTGCACCGCCAACGCCGTCTCGATTTTCCCGTTCAACGTTTGCCAGGGCAGACCTTCCGCTTCGCGGCCTCCCGACAGCAGCAGGACGCCCGTTCCCAACATCGCCGATACGCACACTGCGATCCATACTTGCTTTTTCATCTTTTTTGCCTCCCGAATGTAAAGATGTAAGATTCTTCGCTTCGGGTCAGGCGGCGATTCGTTCGGACGCTCCTTGGGCTATGTGAAGCGGCATCGCCAGCGATGCCTGCTTCTTCGGTGAGCTGTGCCTTGCGCTGCAAGCAGCCGGCCGCAAACCCTGTTCTCCTGCTCGACACTGGATTTGACCCCTCGTTGGAAAACGCAAAAACCCCTCGTCCCCAGCGGTATACGCTAGGACGAGGGGTTGGATTCCCTTGCTGCCCTAGTGAATGACCGGGCGTGCTTCGCCCGTCATTGACTATCATCCGCTAACGGAGATGAACCGGAATCTGCATGATTCGTAAAAAGAGCCATCGACTGCCCTCATTATATCACACTGAAATTGGATCGATCCAAAAATAAACCGAGCCGAATCCATACGGCATGACGCTCAGACAAGCGGCTCCGCCGAAGCCGTCGGCGGGCTGTAAGGTCCGATGCCGCGAAAAGCGATGCCTTTTTGCTTCATCATCGCCTGCACTTTGCCGCTGTCTTTCGGATAGGCGCGGCAGTAGACCACTTCCGTGATGCCGCTGTTCGCCAACATGTTGGCGCACGTCCAGCACGGCTCGTCGGTCACGTAGACCGTCGAGCCTTCGCGGTCGGCGCGGTCGGTGAACAGCAGCAGATTCTGCTCGGCGTGGATCGTCCGCACGCAGCGCTGCTTTTTGATTACCTGTTCCGCGCCGTTTGCCTGCACCAGCTCGTATTCTTCGGCGATCATGCAGCCCGCTTCCGAACAGTCCGGCACGCCCATCGGCGCTCCGTTATAGGCGGTGCCGAGCAGCTTTTTGCCCTGCACCAGCACCGCGCCGACCTGCCGCCTCGGACACTGCGAACGCGTCGACACCATAAATGCGATATCCATAAAATACGTATCCCAATCTTTGCGCGGACTGCTCCCCATGTCATTCCCACTCCCGTTATCCGCCGGATTCGCTTTCGAGCCTGTACGAATCCTGCACATACAGCACCGCTTATCCGACCGGATAAACTTTTAGTTCGCGACGATGTTGACCAGTTTGCCCGGTACGGCGATCACTTTGCGGACCGTTTTGCCGGCCAGCGCGTTCTGCACGTTTTCCAGGCTCATCGCGTGATCTTCCAGCGCTTTGGCGTCCCAGTCTTTCTGGACGTTGGCGCGCTGCACGATTTTGCCGTTTACCTGCACGACGATCTCGACTTCGGATTCCGTCGTCCACGCTTCGTCGAACGCCGGCCAGGCCGCATACGTCAGGCTGTCGCCGCGTCCGACTTTTTCCCACAGCTCTTCCGCGAGATGCGGCGCAAGCGGAGACAGCAGTTGAATGAAGTCCACCATCGCCTGGCGCGGCAGTTCTTCCTGCTTGTACGCGTCGTTCGTGAAGATCATGAGCTGGCTGATCGCCGTGTTGAAGCGCAGGGCTTCCATGTCTTCCGTCACTTTTTTGATCGTTTTGTGCCACGTGCGCTTGAATTCGTCCGTTCCGGCTGCCGTATCGGAAATTTTCGCGCTCAAGCTGCCGTTGTCGTCGACGAACATGCGGTAGACGCGGGCCAGGAAACGGTGCGCGCCTTCGACGCCGTTCGTGTTCCACGGTTTGGTCGCTTCC
This genomic window contains:
- a CDS encoding ComEC/Rec2 family competence protein, with amino-acid sequence MNRRPLVAFTVCWLCGAASAHLYGGIRLAAVLSGLTLLLIAAALCAQTPRRLLLLLALALWTAAGYGTFREASNVSAVPQRLGAAVEGGYAGVRLQGEMAGPAKVDGDLAMFEMKVDQVAGGTAADGPKPAAAGTAHAPNTGKAFKPLSKSETVVVRVKLAAEAEQAVAASWRRGDRLVVSGDLERPAEARNFGAFDYRRYLRDKRIHWVARAAGVSGVRRSEAAPGGFNLLRRNDELRALLAGRLDRLYPGIGAGYMQGLLLGLQDGLDPATYTDFIRLGMTHVLAISGMHVALYVGGALLLLRRSGMPRETALLIVLCLVPPYVLLTGSSPSAVRAGIMGMIALYAARRGWLKDGLPVLCLAALLMLVWDPYYLTSISFQLSFAVTAGIIVLTAPMRRILRVLRGLPKAVAAGAAVSLVADLVSFPLSLYYFNQYPLLGLAANLVLVPLISFVSIPVGTISLLLGTFWMQGAQWTAYPVRLLNAAVFRSAEAAGSVQAARTIWASPSPLWILLYEAALIGALCLLAAHLEARRPSPADDSEALGGAPAPPQADCSPGGFAPDTVPLAPGLRAAGLPAAAASPSVRYGGPLDDRRAKLRPIGAAAAGLVWACLIASAYTPRFDPAGVVQMLDVGQGDSILVTTPQGKQILIDGGGTVTFERPGEAWKRRLDPYEVGREVVVPLLKQRGVHALDAVILTHGDRDHYGGLLAVLDEIPVDRFIMNGTRSGGEDLDKLFAAALAHGTGIYAPQGGDLWQPDERTSLEFLSPSGALADTSVLPRLEEQNEHSVVFRMEMNGHSFVFTGDIGAEAERDILEHFGGSEQAGEVEVLKVAHHGSKHSSSPAWVRSFSPELSLISAGVNNTYGHPNPDVVQRLEDAGSAVRRTDLDGEIQVSAPLGEPLRIRTKLARAADPAGAER
- a CDS encoding ComEA family DNA-binding protein, coding for MKKQVWIAVCVSAMLGTGVLLLSGGREAEGLPWQTLNGKIETALAVQEETNEAAERSRSGGTQAECASASSGQSQAGSGRSARGALPAQPSRPSAKPAAENGNAEPKAKTAPRSTTAQAASGATTAKSSAAESPPGDAAPGEAGKIRLNSADAAALMELPGIGAKKAQAILDYRAEHGPFRDVTELLEVKGIGAKMLEKMMPELAL
- a CDS encoding deoxycytidylate deaminase; its protein translation is MGSSPRKDWDTYFMDIAFMVSTRSQCPRRQVGAVLVQGKKLLGTAYNGAPMGVPDCSEAGCMIAEEYELVQANGAEQVIKKQRCVRTIHAEQNLLLFTDRADREGSTVYVTDEPCWTCANMLANSGITEVVYCRAYPKDSGKVQAMMKQKGIAFRGIGPYSPPTASAEPLV